Proteins co-encoded in one Flavobacterium sp. M31R6 genomic window:
- a CDS encoding aspartate-semialdehyde dehydrogenase: MRIAVVGATGMVGEIMLKVLAERNFPVTELIPVASEKSVGKEIEFQGKKYKVVGMQTAVDMKADIALFSAGGGTSLEWAPKFAEAGTTVIDNSSAWRMDPTKKLVVPEINANQLTKEDKIIANPNCSTIQMVLALAPLHKKYNIKRVIVSTYQSITGTGVKAVQQFENEVAGIKGDMVYKYEINRNCIPQCDVFEDNGYTKEEMKLVKETKKILSDDSIKVTATAVRVPVVGGHSEAVNVEFSNDFDVNEVRTILSQTDGVTVQDNLDTFTYPMPKYAEGKNDVFVGRIRRDESQANTLNMWIVADNLRKGAATNTIQIAEYLIAAKLV; the protein is encoded by the coding sequence ATGAGAATAGCAGTTGTAGGAGCTACCGGAATGGTTGGCGAGATAATGTTGAAAGTATTGGCAGAAAGAAATTTTCCTGTAACCGAATTAATTCCAGTTGCTTCTGAGAAATCAGTTGGAAAAGAAATTGAATTTCAAGGAAAAAAATACAAGGTCGTTGGTATGCAAACAGCCGTTGATATGAAAGCGGATATTGCGTTATTTTCTGCTGGTGGAGGAACATCATTAGAATGGGCTCCTAAATTTGCCGAAGCAGGAACTACAGTTATTGATAATTCATCAGCTTGGAGAATGGATCCAACCAAAAAATTGGTGGTACCGGAAATCAATGCAAATCAATTGACAAAAGAAGATAAAATCATTGCAAACCCAAACTGTTCTACTATTCAAATGGTACTAGCTTTGGCTCCATTGCATAAAAAATACAACATAAAACGTGTGATTGTTTCTACTTACCAATCCATTACAGGAACAGGTGTGAAAGCAGTTCAACAATTTGAAAATGAAGTGGCGGGAATAAAAGGTGATATGGTTTACAAATACGAAATCAACCGTAACTGTATCCCACAATGTGACGTTTTTGAAGATAACGGATACACTAAAGAAGAGATGAAATTGGTTAAAGAAACCAAAAAAATCTTAAGCGATGATTCAATCAAAGTAACGGCTACTGCTGTTCGTGTACCAGTTGTTGGTGGACATAGTGAAGCGGTAAATGTTGAATTCAGCAATGATTTTGATGTAAACGAAGTAAGAACTATTTTGAGCCAAACGGATGGTGTGACGGTTCAAGACAACTTGGATACTTTTACTTATCCAATGCCAAAATATGCGGAAGGTAAAAATGATGTATTCGTTGGACGTATTCGTCGTGACGAAAGCCAAGCAAACACGTTGAATATGTGGATTGTTGCCGATAACTTGAGAAAAGGAGCAGCAACCAATACCATTCAAATTGCAGAATACTTAATTGCTGCAAAATTGGTTTAA
- the mscL gene encoding large-conductance mechanosensitive channel protein MscL: MGFISDFKAFLMKGEIVNLATAVIVGGAFGKIVTSFTNDVLMPPIGLLLGKVDFKNLKVVLQDGVPAVMENGTEKVPAIAEVAINYGAFIQTVFDFVIIGFCIFMVLKAYEKTKKQEAPVEAPPAGPTQEELLTQIRDLLKK, from the coding sequence ATGGGATTTATTAGTGATTTCAAAGCCTTTTTGATGAAAGGCGAAATAGTGAATTTGGCAACAGCGGTAATCGTTGGTGGGGCTTTTGGAAAAATTGTCACCTCTTTTACAAATGACGTTTTGATGCCGCCAATTGGACTACTATTAGGAAAGGTAGATTTTAAAAACCTGAAAGTTGTTCTCCAGGACGGTGTTCCAGCTGTTATGGAAAATGGAACGGAAAAAGTGCCCGCAATTGCTGAAGTTGCCATAAATTATGGCGCTTTTATTCAAACGGTTTTTGATTTTGTAATCATTGGTTTTTGTATCTTTATGGTGCTGAAAGCTTATGAAAAAACCAAAAAACAAGAAGCTCCGGTAGAAGCTCCACCTGCAGGACCAACACAGGAAGAATTGCTTACCCAAATTAGAGATTTGCTGAAAAAATAA
- a CDS encoding bifunctional UDP-N-acetylmuramoyl-tripeptide:D-alanyl-D-alanine ligase/alanine racemase, with product MNLSLKKIASILNTEEIGNTNNLEIDNISIDSRSLQNNEKTLFFALVGTNNDAHIYLKDLIDKGVRNFVVTHIPDGLKAKANFLIVKNTLEALQHIAAHYRSLFSFPIIGVTGSNGKTIVKEWLNFLLSPDYNIIRSPKSYNSQVGVPLSVLAINEKHNLGIFEAGISTVSEMEKLEKIIQPTIGILTNIGSAHDEGFKNLEEKVKEKMLLFQQSKVLIYQKSKLVDNCLSYLSEHIPPSGARGLFSWSFTDTTATVFVSKKEHTHDHTLIEYTYKGNISTLKIPFVDDASVENVITCLSVLLYFEYDAKTIQNRIELLYPIEMRLKVKKGNNNCSLIDDSYSSDFQSLKIALDFLESQKQHQKKTVVLSDIFQSGLSNEILYSKVAELIVSNNISRFIGIGETISTLKTKLPNAIFFKDTNEFLLHLEQLHFENETILIKGARSFQFEEIVAAFAEKTHETVLEINLNAISYNFNFFKSKLKPATKMMAMVKAFGYGSGGFEIAKLLEHHKVDYLGVAFADEGISLKTAGIKLPIMVLNPENTSFPAIIQHQLEPEIYSLKGLNAFLKIAEQKKLKDFPIHIKLDTGMHRLGFEANTIDDLIATLKGNSTVKVQSVLSHLATSDDLQHKDFVEYQINLFEKLSSKLMNELAITPIRHILNTSGISNFPEAQYDMVRLGIGLYGVSNDSEEQKYLENVGTLKSIISQIRTIQSGESVGYGRRFMANRESKIATIPIGYADGIARSWGNGVGFVTIKNKKASILGSVCMDMLMVDVTEIECKEGDAVVIFGESPTVTYMAEQLKTIPYEILTSISQRVKRVFYRE from the coding sequence ATGAATTTATCCCTAAAAAAAATCGCGTCAATTCTGAATACTGAAGAAATTGGAAACACCAATAATTTAGAAATTGATAATATTTCCATTGACAGTCGTTCTTTGCAAAACAATGAAAAAACACTTTTTTTTGCATTAGTTGGAACCAATAACGACGCTCATATATACCTAAAAGATTTAATTGATAAAGGCGTTCGGAATTTTGTCGTGACCCATATTCCCGATGGTCTTAAGGCAAAAGCCAATTTTTTGATTGTCAAAAATACATTGGAAGCTTTACAACACATTGCCGCTCATTATCGCAGTCTTTTTTCGTTTCCAATTATAGGAGTGACAGGAAGCAATGGCAAAACAATCGTAAAGGAATGGCTCAATTTTTTATTGAGTCCCGATTACAATATTATCCGAAGTCCTAAAAGTTATAATTCTCAAGTTGGTGTTCCGTTGTCGGTACTTGCTATTAATGAAAAACACAATCTAGGTATTTTCGAAGCCGGAATTTCAACTGTTTCAGAAATGGAGAAACTGGAGAAAATCATTCAGCCAACAATTGGAATCTTAACCAATATAGGTTCTGCCCACGATGAAGGGTTTAAAAATCTGGAAGAAAAAGTCAAAGAAAAAATGCTGCTTTTCCAACAATCGAAGGTTTTGATTTATCAAAAAAGCAAATTGGTTGATAACTGTTTATCTTATTTGAGTGAGCATATTCCCCCTTCGGGGGCTAGGGGGCTTTTTTCTTGGTCTTTTACAGATACAACTGCGACTGTTTTTGTTTCCAAGAAAGAACATACTCACGATCATACACTCATTGAATATACTTATAAAGGAAATATTTCAACCTTGAAAATTCCTTTTGTGGACGATGCTTCGGTCGAAAATGTGATTACTTGTCTATCGGTTTTATTGTATTTTGAATACGATGCCAAAACCATTCAAAACCGAATCGAATTATTGTATCCGATAGAAATGCGTTTGAAAGTAAAAAAAGGAAACAATAATTGCAGTCTTATAGATGACAGTTATAGTTCCGATTTTCAATCTTTAAAAATAGCGTTGGATTTCCTAGAAAGTCAAAAGCAACATCAGAAGAAAACTGTCGTGCTTTCGGATATTTTTCAAAGCGGATTGTCTAATGAAATATTATATTCTAAAGTGGCCGAGTTAATCGTTTCCAATAACATCAGCCGTTTTATTGGAATTGGTGAAACGATTTCGACATTGAAAACAAAACTGCCGAATGCTATCTTTTTTAAAGACACCAACGAGTTTTTATTGCATTTGGAGCAATTGCATTTCGAAAATGAAACCATACTGATTAAAGGAGCGCGATCTTTTCAGTTTGAAGAAATCGTGGCAGCATTTGCAGAGAAAACACACGAAACAGTTCTTGAGATTAATTTGAATGCAATAAGTTATAATTTTAATTTCTTTAAATCAAAGCTAAAACCCGCTACTAAAATGATGGCAATGGTAAAAGCTTTTGGTTACGGAAGCGGAGGATTTGAAATTGCAAAATTACTGGAACATCACAAAGTAGATTATTTGGGAGTGGCTTTCGCCGATGAAGGGATTTCATTAAAAACTGCAGGCATCAAATTGCCAATTATGGTTTTGAATCCTGAAAATACGAGCTTTCCGGCTATAATTCAGCATCAATTGGAACCTGAGATTTATAGCTTGAAAGGACTAAATGCTTTCCTCAAAATTGCAGAGCAAAAGAAATTAAAAGATTTTCCGATTCATATAAAGTTGGACACCGGAATGCATCGTCTGGGTTTTGAGGCAAATACAATAGATGATTTAATAGCCACTCTGAAAGGAAACTCAACAGTCAAAGTGCAGAGTGTCTTATCACATTTGGCTACAAGTGATGATTTGCAACATAAGGATTTTGTGGAGTATCAAATTAATTTATTCGAGAAATTATCGTCGAAATTGATGAACGAATTGGCTATTACTCCTATTCGCCATATTTTGAACACATCTGGGATTAGTAATTTTCCAGAAGCACAATACGATATGGTTCGTTTGGGAATTGGTCTTTATGGTGTTTCCAATGATTCAGAAGAACAAAAATACCTTGAGAATGTGGGAACCTTAAAATCCATTATTTCCCAAATCAGAACAATTCAATCAGGAGAAAGTGTTGGCTACGGCAGACGATTTATGGCAAACAGGGAGTCTAAAATTGCCACAATTCCTATTGGTTATGCCGATGGTATTGCCAGAAGTTGGGGAAATGGGGTTGGTTTTGTAACGATAAAAAATAAAAAAGCATCCATTCTTGGAAGCGTTTGCATGGATATGTTAATGGTTGATGTGACCGAGATTGAATGTAAAGAAGGAGATGCAGTAGTGATTTTTGGCGAAAGCCCAACTGTAACTTATATGGCTGAACAATTGAAAACGATTCCGTATGAAATCCTTACGAGTATTTCACAAAGAGTGAAACGTGTTTTTTATAGAGAATAA
- a CDS encoding type II toxin-antitoxin system RelE/ParE family toxin, protein MELTLNWTEYSKNELRKIFLYYKSKSNLKTAKNKVKEISKEVLILQKYPFIGQKEELLVDRKQEFRYFLYANYKIIYYVNLEINLIEIVDVFDCRQEPLKIKRTK, encoded by the coding sequence ATGGAGTTAACATTAAATTGGACAGAATATTCCAAAAATGAATTGCGAAAAATATTTTTATATTATAAAAGCAAATCCAATTTAAAAACAGCAAAAAACAAGGTAAAAGAAATTTCAAAAGAAGTACTTATACTTCAGAAGTATCCATTTATAGGTCAAAAAGAAGAGCTGTTGGTTGATAGAAAACAAGAATTTCGTTATTTTTTATATGCCAACTATAAGATAATTTATTATGTGAATTTAGAAATAAATTTAATCGAAATTGTCGATGTCTTTGATTGCCGGCAAGAACCTTTAAAAATTAAAAGAACAAAATAA
- a CDS encoding thymidine kinase, whose protein sequence is MFLENTVNHKEQFGWIEVICGSMFSGKTEELIRRLKRAQFAKQKVEIFKPAIDTRYHEEMVVSHDSNEIRSTPVPAAANIAILALGCDVVGIDEAQFFDDEIVTICNDLANQGIRVIVAGLDMDFKGNPFGPMPALMATAEYVTKVHAVCTRTGNLANYSFRKTDNDKLVMLGETEEYEPLSRAAYYHAMRKDEGK, encoded by the coding sequence ATGTTTCTCGAAAACACAGTAAATCATAAAGAGCAGTTTGGATGGATTGAAGTCATTTGTGGCTCAATGTTTTCGGGAAAAACCGAAGAACTCATCCGTAGGTTGAAAAGAGCACAATTTGCCAAGCAAAAAGTAGAGATTTTCAAACCCGCAATTGATACTAGATACCATGAGGAAATGGTGGTATCGCACGACAGTAATGAAATTCGCTCCACACCCGTTCCCGCTGCGGCGAATATTGCTATTTTGGCATTAGGCTGTGATGTGGTTGGGATTGATGAAGCGCAGTTTTTTGATGACGAAATTGTAACGATTTGCAACGACCTTGCCAATCAAGGAATTCGCGTCATTGTTGCTGGATTGGATATGGATTTCAAGGGTAATCCTTTTGGGCCTATGCCCGCGCTTATGGCGACAGCTGAGTACGTTACTAAAGTGCATGCGGTGTGTACGCGAACAGGAAATCTAGCCAATTACAGTTTCCGTAAAACTGATAACGATAAACTTGTAATGCTAGGTGAAACTGAGGAATATGAACCATTGAGTCGCGCTGCCTATTATCACGCGATGAGGAAAGATGAAGGGAAGTAA
- the rsmI gene encoding 16S rRNA (cytidine(1402)-2'-O)-methyltransferase encodes MSKLYIVPTPIGNLEDMTFRAIRILKEVDLILAEDTRTSGKLLKHFEIGTHMHSHHMHNEHKTIENVISRLKAGENIALISDAGTPAISDPGFLLTRACIENGIAVECLPGATAFVPALVNSGLPNDKFVFEGFLPEKKGRQTRYMELAEETRTMILYVSPHKLVKTLAEFITYFGEDRTICVCRELSKLHEENVRGTAREVLTHFEKTAPRGEIVVVVAGKTIVKEAKKSKFQKDEE; translated from the coding sequence ATGTCAAAATTATATATAGTCCCTACTCCTATTGGCAACCTCGAAGACATGACTTTTCGTGCCATTAGGATTCTTAAAGAAGTAGATTTAATCCTTGCCGAAGACACTAGAACAAGCGGCAAACTGCTCAAGCATTTTGAGATCGGCACACACATGCACAGTCATCATATGCATAACGAACACAAAACAATCGAAAATGTAATTTCCAGATTAAAAGCTGGTGAAAACATAGCCTTAATTTCTGATGCGGGAACACCAGCGATTTCCGATCCCGGATTTTTGCTCACTCGCGCTTGTATCGAAAACGGAATTGCAGTAGAATGTTTGCCTGGAGCAACGGCTTTTGTACCAGCTCTTGTCAACAGTGGTTTACCCAATGATAAATTTGTTTTTGAAGGTTTTCTTCCCGAAAAAAAAGGAAGACAAACCCGATATATGGAACTTGCCGAGGAAACCCGCACGATGATTCTATATGTTTCTCCACATAAATTGGTTAAAACCTTAGCCGAATTTATTACCTATTTTGGCGAAGACCGTACCATTTGTGTTTGCAGAGAATTATCAAAACTACACGAAGAAAATGTTCGGGGAACTGCTCGAGAAGTACTCACACATTTTGAAAAAACAGCTCCTCGTGGTGAGATTGTCGTAGTGGTTGCAGGAAAAACAATTGTAAAAGAAGCCAAGAAAAGTAAATTTCAAAAAGACGAAGAATAA
- a CDS encoding HopJ type III effector protein, whose product MNINTFLDKLKQTPTAITFAETIATIEENYTFTPTAFKNGEQHNAAGENSGSCKLFAFALLQKLSVAETLACFGAYYFEEVLGDANGTNHQNIRNFIKTGWDGIQFEGEALVLK is encoded by the coding sequence ATGAATATCAATACCTTTTTAGACAAACTAAAACAAACTCCAACAGCGATAACATTCGCAGAAACGATTGCAACAATAGAAGAAAACTACACTTTTACGCCGACTGCTTTTAAAAACGGAGAACAACACAATGCAGCTGGAGAAAACTCGGGATCTTGCAAATTATTTGCTTTTGCGCTATTGCAAAAATTATCCGTTGCCGAAACTTTAGCGTGTTTTGGAGCTTATTATTTTGAGGAAGTATTGGGAGATGCAAATGGAACCAATCACCAAAACATTCGCAATTTCATAAAAACTGGTTGGGACGGAATTCAATTTGAAGGAGAAGCATTAGTTTTGAAATAG
- the recJ gene encoding single-stranded-DNA-specific exonuclease RecJ: MRWTLKPKPAEEKIKHLAQALNVEEFVAALLIQRGIETFEQAKLFFRPSLDDLHDPYLMKDMDKAVERIEKAISNQENILIFGDYDVDGTTAVSLVSSYLKSYYPNIATYIPDRYNEGYGVSYAGIDFADDNGFSLIIALDCGIKSIDHVAYAKDRNIDFIICDHHRPGTFLPEAVAVLDPKREDCNYPYDELCGCGVGFKLIQALGANRNQTIEDLVLYLDLVATAIAADIVPMTGENRVLAYFGLQVINAEPRPGIKALIHQIKKKTLDITDVVFIIAPRINAAGRIKHGNHAVELLTEFDFEQAQQFASEIEQYNTDRKDLDKQITKEALQQIAQNQEEKNFTSVVFQEDWHKGVIGIVASRLIETYYRPTLVFTKSGDKYAASARSVKGFDVYNALEACSEHLEQFGGHMYAAGMTLKEENYQTFKNAFEKTVQETIHPDQLTPEISIDAEINFEDISPKLIRILKQFEPFGPLNMTPVFLTKKIKDTGYAKTLGSEDEHLKLFVKQNNSEGLNAIGFGLGNKKELTSNQKEFDAVYCIDENEWNDKVSIQLRLKDIK, encoded by the coding sequence ATGCGTTGGACACTTAAGCCAAAACCTGCTGAAGAAAAAATAAAGCATCTAGCCCAAGCTTTGAATGTAGAAGAATTTGTCGCTGCTTTATTGATACAAAGAGGCATTGAAACTTTTGAACAAGCCAAGCTTTTTTTCCGACCAAGTTTAGACGATTTACATGATCCTTACCTAATGAAGGATATGGACAAAGCTGTCGAGCGCATCGAAAAAGCCATCTCAAATCAAGAAAATATACTTATATTCGGCGATTACGATGTCGATGGAACCACCGCAGTATCACTTGTTTCTTCTTACTTGAAGAGCTATTACCCTAATATTGCCACTTATATTCCAGACCGCTATAACGAAGGTTATGGAGTCTCCTACGCAGGAATTGATTTTGCCGATGACAATGGTTTTTCGCTCATCATCGCTCTGGATTGCGGTATAAAATCCATAGATCATGTCGCTTACGCAAAAGATCGAAACATTGATTTCATTATTTGTGATCACCACAGGCCAGGAACATTTCTACCCGAAGCCGTTGCTGTTTTAGATCCAAAACGTGAAGACTGCAATTATCCTTACGATGAATTATGTGGTTGTGGGGTAGGTTTCAAACTTATTCAAGCTTTAGGTGCCAATAGAAATCAAACCATTGAAGATTTGGTTTTGTATCTTGATTTGGTCGCCACAGCAATTGCAGCCGATATTGTGCCCATGACTGGTGAAAACCGTGTACTTGCTTATTTCGGATTACAGGTAATTAATGCGGAGCCAAGACCCGGAATTAAAGCATTAATACATCAAATAAAAAAGAAAACACTAGACATTACTGATGTTGTATTTATAATTGCACCTCGAATCAATGCCGCGGGCCGTATCAAACACGGTAACCATGCCGTCGAATTATTGACTGAATTTGATTTTGAACAAGCACAACAATTTGCTTCCGAAATTGAACAATACAATACAGATCGAAAAGATTTGGACAAACAAATCACCAAGGAAGCGCTCCAGCAAATTGCCCAAAACCAGGAAGAGAAGAACTTTACTTCGGTGGTTTTTCAAGAAGATTGGCACAAAGGAGTTATTGGAATTGTGGCTTCACGACTAATTGAAACCTATTATCGTCCCACATTGGTTTTTACAAAAAGTGGCGATAAATATGCAGCTTCAGCACGATCGGTAAAAGGATTTGATGTGTACAATGCACTCGAAGCCTGTTCGGAACATTTGGAACAATTTGGAGGACACATGTATGCTGCGGGAATGACTTTAAAGGAAGAAAACTATCAAACCTTCAAAAATGCATTTGAAAAAACAGTGCAAGAAACCATCCATCCCGATCAATTGACTCCAGAGATATCTATTGATGCCGAAATTAATTTTGAAGACATTTCACCAAAATTAATTCGGATCCTGAAACAATTTGAGCCCTTTGGTCCATTAAATATGACTCCTGTTTTTTTGACCAAAAAAATAAAAGACACCGGCTATGCCAAAACACTAGGTTCTGAAGATGAGCATTTAAAGCTATTTGTAAAACAAAATAACTCCGAAGGTCTTAACGCTATTGGTTTTGGACTAGGAAATAAAAAAGAGTTAACCTCTAATCAAAAAGAATTTGATGCCGTATATTGCATCGATGAAAATGAGTGGAATGACAAAGTGAGCATTCAATTACGATTAAAAGATATTAAATAA
- a CDS encoding MFS transporter, protein MKKNDPYAALRFKEFNTFLLIRFAMVFAWSMQFIIIEWEVYRITKSALSLGIIGLMEIIPAISVSLFAGHFVDQNEKKGLLSKCILGFSVISLGLFLITWPKVNVGLPTTTILYTIYGLVFFGGIVRSFLGPTVFSLLALIVPKKAYSNAATWSSSVWQVGSVVGPAVAGFAIHLIGVHWSMCLVLACSLFALIILTQIEKKPILNPKIGEPVMDSLKEGIKFVYNNKSILSALTLDMAAVLFGGAVALLPIFALDILKVGPEGFGFLRAAPAVGAILTMFFTAYVPVNKNAGMKLLTAIFLFGVCIIIFGLSTSFWISLLALFFSGVVDGISMVIRQTILQLKTPDHMRGRVASVNSIFVGSSNELGAFESGLTAKLMGTVTAVVFGGSMTLLIVVFTGLVSPEFRKLDLQKDMDDHEKHE, encoded by the coding sequence ATGAAAAAAAACGATCCATACGCAGCCCTGAGATTCAAAGAATTCAACACCTTTTTGTTGATTCGTTTTGCCATGGTTTTTGCCTGGTCAATGCAGTTTATCATCATCGAATGGGAAGTATATAGAATTACAAAAAGTGCACTTTCGCTTGGTATTATTGGTTTAATGGAAATCATTCCTGCCATCTCTGTGTCATTATTCGCAGGACATTTTGTCGATCAAAATGAAAAAAAGGGCCTTTTATCCAAATGTATTCTAGGATTTTCAGTAATTAGTTTGGGATTGTTTTTAATCACTTGGCCAAAGGTAAATGTTGGTTTGCCTACAACTACTATTCTATATACTATCTATGGCCTAGTTTTCTTTGGGGGAATTGTCCGTTCGTTTTTAGGGCCAACTGTTTTCTCGCTTTTGGCATTAATTGTTCCTAAAAAAGCCTATTCAAACGCAGCTACTTGGAGTAGTTCTGTTTGGCAAGTGGGTTCTGTTGTGGGACCAGCCGTGGCAGGTTTCGCTATTCATTTAATCGGAGTTCACTGGTCTATGTGTTTGGTTCTTGCGTGTTCTCTTTTTGCTTTAATAATACTAACTCAAATTGAAAAAAAGCCTATTTTGAATCCAAAAATTGGCGAACCTGTTATGGACAGTTTGAAAGAAGGAATCAAATTTGTTTATAACAACAAATCTATCTTAAGTGCTTTAACCCTTGACATGGCTGCGGTTTTGTTTGGAGGCGCGGTAGCGTTACTACCTATTTTTGCTTTAGACATTTTAAAAGTAGGCCCTGAAGGATTTGGGTTTCTAAGAGCCGCACCAGCTGTTGGTGCCATTTTAACCATGTTTTTTACGGCCTACGTTCCTGTGAATAAAAATGCCGGTATGAAATTATTGACCGCCATCTTCCTATTTGGTGTATGTATCATCATATTTGGTCTTTCTACAAGTTTCTGGATTTCGCTTTTAGCTCTATTTTTCAGTGGGGTTGTCGATGGAATTTCGATGGTTATCAGACAAACTATTTTACAGCTTAAAACTCCCGATCACATGCGCGGTCGTGTAGCCTCTGTAAATTCAATATTTGTAGGTTCTTCAAACGAGTTGGGTGCTTTTGAAAGTGGACTAACCGCAAAACTGATGGGAACCGTTACTGCTGTCGTATTTGGCGGAAGTATGACACTTCTTATTGTCGTTTTCACAGGATTGGTATCTCCTGAATTTAGAAAATTGGATTTGCAAAAAGATATGGATGATCATGAAAAACATGAATAA
- a CDS encoding cytochrome c3 family protein: MAKTKILFTIAALVTFLTSCNNKSDEYIDPRGTDYAGSESCIQCHQTQYESAFHSSHSKATAPAIPENVLGDFSKGNPVFVYDKNTKLVVEERNDSLYQVLYKNGKEMEAHRFEIVFGTKHAQTSVYWHNNNTYELPLSYYTSVHSWATSPGFPSDKPYFDRKVVKDCYSCHSSNISSRTVDQSSRENSFLTMDAEDIINKKTIVYGIDCERCHGPAKQHAEFHLKNPNVKVANSIVSYQSLSRQQKLDACALCHSGNDGIKVKSRFEFKPGDNLSEYMRSMSDPSGTAEFDVHGNQYRLLAQSKCFIKSEKMDCITCHNPHENASQNLASYSKICMSCHQEIKHSAATLKTMPVSLLANNCVECHMTKKSSNAIRFQLSNNAEMSNYILRTHKIAIYPKT, encoded by the coding sequence ATGGCAAAAACAAAAATACTTTTTACGATTGCAGCCTTGGTAACTTTTTTGACTAGTTGCAACAACAAATCAGACGAATATATTGATCCTCGCGGAACCGATTATGCTGGATCCGAAAGCTGTATCCAATGTCATCAAACGCAGTACGAATCAGCTTTTCACAGTTCGCATTCCAAAGCGACAGCACCTGCTATTCCGGAGAATGTTTTGGGTGATTTCAGCAAAGGGAATCCTGTTTTTGTTTATGACAAAAACACCAAATTAGTAGTAGAGGAACGCAACGACAGCCTTTATCAGGTTCTATACAAAAATGGCAAAGAAATGGAAGCCCATCGATTTGAAATTGTTTTTGGAACCAAGCATGCACAAACTTCTGTTTATTGGCACAATAATAATACTTACGAGCTACCTCTTTCTTATTACACATCAGTTCACAGTTGGGCAACAAGCCCTGGTTTTCCATCAGACAAGCCTTATTTTGATCGAAAAGTAGTTAAAGATTGTTATTCCTGCCACAGCTCTAACATCAGTAGTCGAACAGTCGATCAAAGCTCTAGAGAAAACAGCTTTCTTACCATGGACGCCGAAGATATCATCAATAAAAAAACAATCGTTTATGGAATTGACTGCGAGCGTTGTCATGGGCCAGCGAAACAGCACGCCGAATTTCATCTTAAAAATCCAAATGTAAAAGTGGCCAATAGTATCGTTAGCTACCAATCTCTTAGCAGACAGCAAAAATTAGACGCTTGTGCTCTTTGTCACTCTGGAAATGACGGTATCAAAGTAAAATCGCGTTTCGAATTTAAACCAGGAGATAATCTTTCGGAATATATGAGAAGTATGAGCGATCCTAGCGGCACCGCTGAATTTGATGTTCACGGAAATCAATATCGATTATTGGCACAAAGCAAATGTTTTATCAAAAGCGAAAAAATGGATTGTATTACCTGTCATAATCCACATGAAAATGCATCTCAAAATCTAGCTTCCTATTCTAAAATTTGTATGTCTTGCCATCAAGAAATTAAACATAGTGCGGCTACTCTTAAAACCATGCCTGTCTCATTATTGGCTAATAATTGTGTAGAATGTCATATGACAAAAAAGTCATCGAATGCCATTCGTTTTCAGCTTTCGAATAATGCCGAAATGTCTAATTATATTTTAAGAACACATAAAATTGCAATCTATCCAAAAACGTAA